From a region of the Tachysurus fulvidraco isolate hzauxx_2018 chromosome 5, HZAU_PFXX_2.0, whole genome shotgun sequence genome:
- the LOC125141231 gene encoding NLR family CARD domain-containing protein 3-like, producing MTSNMSMSGKQDLKKDERMTTGKRSDSPEPSCMSMKSDLSMDFPLNFRARDSSTDVRPHKSNISTNQLDSIFKELEHKVITLIKNELKRFRKLLSPDYPACIEGEVEDEEDLHSVTEGALKITLHVLKNMNHTDLANTLHNKSVGSVYQPKLKSNLREKFKKINEGISQHGSSALLNEIYTELYITEGWSGDINNEHEVRQIEAASRRPATKEKPIKCNEIFKDKSIRTVLTKGVAGIGKTVSVQKFILDWAEGKVNQNVFFMFPLSFRELNLMKQQNLSLMNLLHHFFPEIRKLESIDCDSYKVVLIFDGLDECRLPLNFQKNERLCDVTESASVDVLLTNLIKGNLLPSALLWITTRPGAANQIPPECVDQVTEVRGFSDPQKEEYFKKRISDQSLADKIITHLKSSRSLYIMCHIPVFCWISATVLKRILGEAEGGEIPKTLTQMYTHFLIFQIKHKDQKYHQKYDPDPQQTRESIMALGKLAFHQLEKGNLIFYEEDLRDCGIDVREVSVYSGVCTQIFREEFGLHLGKVFSFVHLSVQEFLAALYVFLCFILRNTNVLVEQSTGLFSFFRNPTMSDLLRNAVAKALQSENGHLDLFLRFFLGLSLETNQTLLRDLMPQTGSRSHSKQETVKYIKEKIRENPSPEDSINLFHCLNEVNDHSLVQEVQTYLNRGGDRRLSDTRLSPAQWSALVFVLLTSEQELDVFNLRKYSRSDECLLRLLPVVKASRKAE from the exons atgacctccaacatgagtatgtctggaaaacaggacttaaagaaagacgagag aatgacgacgggaaagagatcagactcaccagaacccagctgtatgtccatgaagagtgacctGTCAATGGATTTTCCACTTAACTTCAGAGccagagacagttctactgatgtgag accacacaaatcaaacatcagcacaaatcagctggactccatattcaag gagctggaacacaaagtcatcactcttataaagaatgagctgaagaggtttaggaagctcctgagtccagattacccagcatgcattgagggggaggtggaggatgaggaggatctgcacagtgtcacagagggagcgctgaagatcacactgcacgtcctgaagaacatgaaccacacagatctcgctaacacactgcacaaca AGTCTGTAGGTTCTGTGTATCAgccaaagttgaagtccaatctgagagagaagtttaaaaaaattaatgaaggaatctctcagcatggaagctcagcacttctgaatgagatctacactgagctctacatcacagagggttggagtggagacatcaataatgaacatgaggtgagacagattgaggcagcatccaggagaccagcaacaaaggagaaacccatcaaatgtaatgagatctttaaagacaagtccatcagaactgtgctgactaaaggagttgctggaattggaaaaacagtctctgtgcagaagttcattctggactgggctgaaggaaaagtaaatcagaacgtcttcttcatgtttccactttcctttagagagctgaatctgatgaagcagcaaaatctcagtctgatgaatcttcttcatcactttttcccagaaataagaaaactagaatcaatagactgtgactcctacaaagtggtgttgatctttgatggtctggatgagtgtcgtcttcctctaaatttccagaagaatgagagattgtgtgatgtgacagagtcagcctcagtggatgtgctgctgacgaacctcatcaaggggaatctgcttccctctgctctcctctggataaccacaagaccaggagcagccaatcagatccctcctgagtgtgtagaccaggtaacagaggtacgaggcttcagtgatcctcagaaagaggagtacttcaagaagaggatcagtgatcagagcctggctgaTAAAATCATcactcacctgaagtcttcaagaagcctctacatcatgtgccacatcccagtcttctgctggatctcagccactgttctaaaGAGAATattgggtgaagcagagggtggagagatccccaagactctgactcaaatgtacacacacttcctgatttttcagatcaaacacaaggaccaaaagtaccatcagaaatatgaccctgatcctcagcagaccagagagagtatcatggcactgggaaaactggctttccaccagctggagaaaggaaacctgatcttctatgaggaagacctgagagattgtggcattgatgtcagagaagtgtcagtgtactcgggagtgtgtacccagatcttcagagaggagtttgggcttcacctggggaaggtgttcagcttcgtacatctgagtgttcaggagtttctggctgctttatatgtatttctctgctttattttaagaaatacaaATGTACTTGTGGAGCAAAGCACTGGACTTTTTAGTTTCTTCAGAAATCCAACCATGTCCGATCTCCTCAGGAATGCAGTGgccaaggccttacagagtgagaatggacacctggacctgttcctccgcttctttctgggtctctcactggagaccaatcaaactcttttacgagacttaatgccacagacaggaagcagatctcacagcaaacaggaaacagtgaagtacatcaaggagaagatcagggagaatccatctcctGAGGattccatcaatctgttccactgtctgaatgaagtgaatgatcattctctagtgcaggaagtacaaacttacctgaacagaggaggTGACCGTCGTCTCAGTGACaccagactctctcctgctcagtggtcagctctggtgtttgtgttactgacctcagaacaggagctggatgtgtttaatttgaggAAATATAGTCGATCAGATGAATGTCTTCTaaggctgctgccagtggtcaaagcctccagaaaagctgagtga